Proteins from a single region of Bradyrhizobium diazoefficiens:
- a CDS encoding CoxF protein, translating into MADKPEPDGIVLTEAQKKSRRRRSIAIALALGVLVVLFFAVTMVKGPAVLVRPI; encoded by the coding sequence ATGGCTGACAAACCCGAGCCAGATGGAATCGTCCTCACCGAGGCGCAGAAGAAGAGCCGTCGTCGGCGCTCGATCGCGATCGCGCTCGCGCTTGGTGTGCTCGTCGTGCTGTTCTTCGCCGTCACCATGGTCAAGGGACCGGCGGTTCTAGTTCGCCCAATATGA
- a CDS encoding cytochrome c oxidase subunit 3, which translates to MATAQGKHHDYHLVDPSPWPVVGSISAFIMAVGAIAWMHHMFSAAPIVFGVGTVGVLYTMASWWGDVIKEAQYKGDHTRVVQLHHRYGMILFIASEVMFFVAWFWAYFNAALFPADAVHATRDAVFGCGLGTAAGACSVPGTWPPHGIETFDPWHLPLLNTLILLTSGTTVTWAHHALLENDRQGLKYGLILTILLGATFTCVQAYEYSHAAFSFAGNVYGATFFMATGFHGFHVLVGTIFLIVCLARAYAGHFTPTQHLGFEFAAWYWHFVDVVWLFLFLCIYVWGHGAETMAHGAH; encoded by the coding sequence ATGGCAACCGCGCAAGGCAAGCACCACGACTACCATCTGGTCGATCCCTCTCCGTGGCCCGTGGTCGGATCCATCTCGGCCTTCATCATGGCGGTCGGCGCGATCGCCTGGATGCACCACATGTTCTCGGCCGCGCCGATCGTCTTCGGCGTCGGCACTGTCGGCGTGCTCTATACGATGGCGAGCTGGTGGGGCGACGTGATCAAGGAAGCCCAGTACAAGGGCGACCACACCCGCGTCGTGCAGCTGCATCATCGCTACGGCATGATCCTGTTCATCGCCTCCGAGGTGATGTTCTTCGTCGCCTGGTTCTGGGCCTATTTTAACGCGGCGCTGTTCCCGGCCGATGCCGTCCACGCCACCCGCGACGCGGTGTTCGGCTGCGGCCTCGGCACTGCCGCGGGCGCCTGCTCGGTGCCGGGCACCTGGCCGCCGCACGGTATCGAGACGTTCGATCCCTGGCATTTGCCGCTGCTCAACACGCTGATCCTGCTCACGTCAGGCACCACGGTCACCTGGGCGCACCACGCGCTGCTCGAGAACGACCGCCAGGGCCTGAAATACGGCCTGATCCTGACTATCCTTTTGGGCGCGACCTTCACCTGCGTGCAAGCCTATGAGTACAGCCACGCGGCGTTCTCGTTCGCCGGCAACGTCTATGGCGCCACCTTCTTCATGGCCACGGGCTTCCACGGCTTCCACGTGCTGGTCGGCACGATCTTCCTGATCGTGTGCCTGGCGCGCGCCTATGCCGGCCACTTCACGCCGACCCAGCACCTCGGCTTCGAATTCGCCGCCTGGTATTGGCACTTCGTCGACGTGGTGTGGCTGTTCCTGTTCCTGTGTATCTATGTCTGGGGACATGGCGCCGAGACCATGGCTCACGGCGCGCACTGA
- a CDS encoding cytochrome c oxidase assembly protein, protein MDQKPTISRDQSRTASKGLGRDALVASICGAVVALMVGASYAAVPFYNWFCRATGFNGTTQVATSAPATGPIARKIAVRFDSNVAPGLPWKFEPEKTEVEVNIGQVTTIYYTVTNQAARTTSGQAAYNVAPLTVGSYFQKINCFCFTEQTMAPGETREMPVVFYVDPSIASDHDNDGLSTITLSYTFYAVKDPVVKPLASGDDDKRKGNRQPPG, encoded by the coding sequence ATGGATCAGAAGCCGACCATATCGCGGGATCAGAGCCGAACGGCCAGCAAGGGCCTCGGTCGCGATGCGCTGGTCGCTTCGATCTGCGGCGCCGTGGTTGCGCTGATGGTCGGCGCGTCCTACGCGGCGGTGCCGTTCTACAACTGGTTCTGCCGTGCCACCGGCTTCAACGGCACGACCCAGGTTGCGACCTCGGCGCCCGCTACCGGCCCGATCGCACGGAAGATCGCGGTGCGCTTCGATTCCAACGTCGCGCCGGGCCTGCCCTGGAAGTTCGAGCCTGAAAAGACCGAGGTCGAGGTCAATATCGGTCAGGTCACCACCATCTATTACACCGTGACCAATCAGGCCGCCCGGACCACTTCAGGGCAAGCCGCCTACAACGTCGCGCCGCTGACGGTCGGATCGTATTTTCAGAAGATCAACTGCTTCTGCTTCACCGAGCAGACCATGGCGCCAGGTGAGACGCGCGAGATGCCTGTGGTGTTTTACGTCGATCCGTCGATCGCCAGTGACCACGATAATGACGGGCTCAGCACGATCACGCTGTCCTATACGTTTTACGCGGTGAAGGATCCGGTGGTGAAGCCGCTCGCATCCGGCGATGACGACAAACGCAAGGGAAATCGCCAGCCGCCGGGTTGA
- a CDS encoding SURF1 family protein yields the protein MIETARKPRVAGFMLFTLLLTAAFVALGIWQLQRRTAKHELIAALTERLAAAPVALPPPAQWAALTPARDEFRRISFTATYTASPDAMVYSSGSAVRKDASGPGTWAFLPARLPSGEIVVIDAGFVENTMQDRSVEDRAVKKLVTGAPVALTGYLRFPEAPGWLTPAENRDKRLWFVRDHLAIASALHWGTVAPFYLDLEQPAPANGIPRPGPLDVHLKDDHLQYAITWFTLAGAVLIALAVWLKGRRHSDAGP from the coding sequence ATGATCGAGACTGCGCGCAAGCCCCGCGTGGCCGGCTTCATGCTGTTCACGCTTCTGCTGACGGCGGCTTTCGTCGCGCTCGGAATCTGGCAATTGCAGCGCCGCACTGCCAAGCACGAACTGATTGCCGCACTCACCGAGCGTCTCGCGGCAGCACCCGTCGCGCTGCCGCCGCCCGCGCAATGGGCCGCGCTAACGCCCGCGCGCGACGAGTTTCGCCGCATCAGCTTCACCGCGACTTATACGGCTTCGCCGGATGCGATGGTCTATTCGTCCGGCTCCGCCGTGCGCAAGGATGCCTCCGGTCCCGGCACCTGGGCCTTCCTGCCGGCGCGGCTTCCGAGCGGCGAGATCGTCGTGATCGATGCGGGCTTCGTCGAAAACACGATGCAGGATCGTAGCGTCGAGGATCGCGCGGTGAAGAAGCTCGTCACCGGCGCGCCCGTCGCGCTCACAGGCTATCTGCGCTTTCCGGAAGCGCCAGGCTGGCTCACGCCGGCCGAGAACCGGGACAAGCGGCTATGGTTCGTGCGCGATCATCTGGCGATCGCAAGCGCGCTTCATTGGGGCACGGTCGCGCCGTTCTATCTCGATCTCGAACAGCCGGCGCCCGCGAACGGCATTCCGCGGCCGGGGCCCCTCGACGTGCATTTGAAAGACGACCATCTGCAATATGCCATCACCTGGTTCACGCTTGCCGGTGCGGTGCTGATCGCCCTTGCTGTCTGGTTGAAGGGCCGCCGACATAGCGATGCAGGCCCGTAG
- a CDS encoding nuclear transport factor 2 family protein encodes MRDFDQMGLIVDWVDACRKGDLSALLDLYAEDGEVECSCNGTHLYRGRSELETYWRPRLSAFSSTAFAIEEIHPAQNGIDLEYSVAGSLRIRASFRFGADGKIHSTLCEPAQQGSHDCGAC; translated from the coding sequence GTGCGCGATTTCGATCAGATGGGACTTATTGTGGATTGGGTGGATGCCTGCCGCAAGGGCGACCTTTCGGCGCTGCTCGATCTCTATGCCGAGGATGGCGAGGTCGAATGCTCGTGCAACGGCACGCATCTCTATCGCGGACGGAGCGAGCTCGAAACCTATTGGAGACCGCGGCTCAGCGCTTTCTCGTCGACGGCCTTCGCCATTGAGGAAATTCATCCCGCGCAGAACGGCATTGATCTCGAATATTCCGTCGCTGGCTCGCTGCGCATCCGCGCCTCGTTTCGCTTCGGCGCGGACGGCAAGATCCACAGCACGCTGTGCGAGCCGGCGCAGCAGGGTTCGCACGATTGCGGCGCGTGCTAA
- a CDS encoding DUF983 domain-containing protein yields the protein MNEAAGTPEAQPSVLQSALRGLACKCPRCGEGKLYRGFLALAPTCERCGLDYAFIDAGDGPAIFIIMLAGAIVVGCALVVEVKYQPPFWLHAVLWLPLILATTLLPLRTMKSLLIALQFHHKAAPGRLIDRAK from the coding sequence ATGAACGAAGCCGCCGGTACGCCTGAAGCCCAGCCCAGTGTCCTGCAAAGCGCACTACGCGGGCTTGCCTGCAAATGCCCGCGCTGCGGCGAGGGCAAGCTCTACAGAGGTTTCCTGGCGCTGGCGCCGACCTGCGAGCGCTGCGGCCTCGACTACGCCTTCATCGACGCCGGCGACGGTCCGGCAATCTTCATCATCATGCTCGCCGGCGCGATCGTGGTCGGCTGCGCGCTCGTCGTCGAGGTCAAGTACCAGCCACCCTTCTGGCTGCATGCGGTGCTATGGCTGCCGCTCATCCTCGCAACGACCCTATTGCCGCTGCGCACCATGAAGTCGCTGCTGATCGCGCTGCAATTCCATCACAAGGCGGCGCCGGGCCGGCTGATCGACCGCGCGAAATGA
- a CDS encoding heme o synthase, producing the protein MSVLDHNAIDINPRISEAEVGDYIALLKPRVMSLVIFTALVGMAMAPGHFHWVLAITSLLCIAVGAGASGALNMALEGDIDAKMSRTANRPIPRGRITRPEAMAFGMTLAFFSVMTLGILVNWIAGALLAFTIFFYVVIYTMGLKRRTAQNIVIGGAAGALPPVVAWASVTGTVDVEPLLLFAIIFFWTPPHFWALALFRSDDYARAGIPMLPNVAGPDATRLQILLYTIVLIAVAAAPWALGYFDAIYGITSLILGTGMLVLAINVYLRRERSQSLRATRKLFAFSILYLFALFATLLAEVVIRALAPMVGGA; encoded by the coding sequence GTGTCCGTCCTCGACCACAACGCCATCGACATCAATCCGCGGATATCCGAAGCGGAGGTCGGCGATTATATCGCACTGCTGAAGCCGCGGGTGATGTCGCTCGTGATCTTCACCGCGCTGGTCGGGATGGCGATGGCGCCGGGACACTTCCACTGGGTGCTCGCGATCACCTCGCTGCTCTGCATCGCCGTTGGCGCCGGCGCCTCCGGCGCGCTCAACATGGCGCTCGAGGGCGACATCGACGCAAAAATGTCGCGCACGGCGAACCGGCCGATTCCGCGCGGCCGCATCACCCGGCCCGAGGCGATGGCGTTCGGCATGACGCTGGCCTTCTTTTCGGTGATGACGCTCGGCATTCTCGTCAACTGGATCGCAGGCGCGCTGCTCGCCTTCACCATCTTCTTCTACGTCGTGATCTACACGATGGGGCTGAAGCGCCGGACCGCGCAGAACATCGTGATAGGCGGCGCCGCCGGCGCGCTGCCGCCGGTGGTGGCCTGGGCTTCCGTGACCGGCACGGTCGACGTCGAGCCGCTGCTGCTGTTCGCCATCATCTTTTTCTGGACGCCGCCACACTTCTGGGCGCTGGCGCTGTTCCGCTCCGACGACTATGCCCGCGCCGGCATTCCGATGCTGCCCAACGTCGCCGGCCCCGATGCGACCCGTCTCCAGATCCTGCTCTACACCATCGTGCTGATCGCGGTGGCCGCAGCGCCCTGGGCGCTCGGCTATTTCGACGCCATCTATGGCATCACCTCGCTGATCCTCGGCACCGGCATGCTGGTGCTTGCGATCAACGTCTATCTCCGTCGCGAACGCAGCCAGTCGCTGCGCGCAACGCGAAAACTGTTCGCCTTCTCGATCCTGTATCTGTTCGCGCTGTTCGCGACCCTGCTGGCCGAGGTCGTGATCCGGGCGCTTGCTCCGATGGTTGGGGGCGCATGA